The following are from one region of the Hymenobacter sp. YIM 151858-1 genome:
- the queA gene encoding tRNA preQ1(34) S-adenosylmethionine ribosyltransferase-isomerase QueA — protein sequence MKLSEFKFELPDNLVAQHPAKNRDESRLMVVHRDSGRIEHRTFKDIIEYFDDGDVMVVNDTKVFPARLYGNKEKTGAKIEVFLLRELNKELHLWDVLVDPARKIRVGNKLYFDDDGIMVAEVIDNTTSRGRTIKFLFDGPEEDFYKALHDLGETPLPKEFIPRDPEASDKERYQTIYAKHTGAVAAPSAGLHFTREVIKRLEIKGVEMVPVTLHVGLGTFRPVDVEDLTKHKMDSENFIVPTDSATMVNRALDQKKRVCAVGTTTMRAMESSVSANARLKPTEGWTDKFIFPPFEFKIANTLLTNFHMPESTLMMMAAAFAGYDLLIEAYQTAIKEKYKFFTYGDAMLIL from the coding sequence ATGAAGCTCTCCGAGTTCAAGTTTGAATTGCCCGATAACCTGGTCGCTCAGCACCCTGCCAAAAACCGCGACGAATCGCGGCTGATGGTGGTGCACCGCGATAGTGGCCGCATCGAGCACCGTACTTTCAAAGACATCATCGAGTATTTCGACGATGGCGACGTAATGGTGGTGAACGACACGAAAGTGTTTCCGGCCCGCCTCTACGGCAATAAAGAAAAAACCGGCGCCAAAATCGAAGTGTTCCTGCTGCGCGAGCTCAACAAAGAGCTGCACCTGTGGGACGTACTCGTGGACCCGGCTCGTAAAATCCGCGTCGGCAACAAGCTGTACTTCGACGACGACGGCATCATGGTGGCCGAAGTTATCGACAACACCACCTCGCGCGGCCGCACCATCAAGTTCCTGTTCGACGGCCCTGAGGAGGACTTCTACAAGGCCCTGCACGACCTAGGCGAAACCCCGCTGCCCAAGGAGTTTATCCCGCGCGACCCGGAGGCTTCGGACAAGGAGCGCTACCAGACGATTTACGCCAAGCACACCGGTGCCGTAGCGGCGCCCTCCGCGGGCCTGCACTTCACCCGCGAGGTTATCAAGCGCCTCGAAATCAAAGGCGTGGAAATGGTACCGGTAACCCTGCACGTTGGCTTGGGCACGTTCCGCCCGGTTGATGTGGAGGACCTGACCAAGCACAAGATGGACTCGGAAAACTTCATCGTGCCCACCGATTCGGCCACGATGGTAAACCGCGCCCTCGACCAGAAGAAGCGCGTGTGCGCGGTGGGCACCACCACCATGCGCGCCATGGAGTCGTCGGTATCGGCCAACGCCCGCCTGAAGCCCACCGAAGGCTGGACGGACAAGTTCATCTTCCCGCCCTTCGAGTTCAAAATCGCCAACACGCTGCTCACGAACTTCCACATGCCCGAGAGCACGCTGATGATGATGGCCGCCGCTTTTGCGGGCTACGACCTGCTCATCGAGGCGTACCAAACCGCCATTAAGGAGAAGTACAAGTTCTTCACCTACGGCGACGCGATGCTGATTCTGTAG
- a CDS encoding DUF4932 domain-containing protein produces the protein MELFKVVCALTPRGRQDANLVEQRGPYYQAVMQHFQPYAAHPIVRRVERRLGGPRGLWWYVASRTNGCGQYFAGPHLRAAPEGPPARLPFNSLRSQRRQWENFAAASQFRAFFAAQRSYYRQDSALAQRLLPLAAMQRWLEAQFPARYAHYRVVVSPLIGGTHSTRTYGPADSRTALMLVSSPRDYAALPDTALAAALYSGVVFTEIDHHYVNPISSQHARAVKQAFAQRTYWTAGRDARHYPSPLRTFNEYMTHAVYLLYVHDRYPPAVYEAVRRSRVRLNEERRGFVRFGAFADELLRLYHARRPGQTVAALYPDLLAWCRQQPPNPLP, from the coding sequence TTGGAACTGTTCAAGGTGGTGTGCGCCCTTACCCCGCGGGGCCGGCAGGATGCCAACCTGGTGGAGCAGCGCGGGCCGTATTACCAAGCCGTGATGCAGCACTTTCAGCCCTACGCCGCGCACCCGATAGTGCGACGGGTGGAGCGGCGGCTTGGCGGGCCGCGCGGCTTATGGTGGTACGTGGCGAGCCGTACCAACGGGTGCGGGCAGTATTTTGCGGGGCCACACCTGCGCGCCGCTCCCGAAGGTCCGCCCGCCCGATTGCCCTTCAATTCGCTGCGCAGCCAGCGGCGGCAATGGGAGAACTTTGCGGCTGCGAGCCAGTTTCGTGCTTTTTTCGCGGCGCAGCGCTCGTATTACCGCCAAGATTCGGCGCTGGCCCAGCGGCTGTTGCCGTTGGCTGCTATGCAGCGGTGGCTGGAAGCGCAGTTTCCGGCTCGTTACGCGCACTACCGCGTGGTAGTGTCGCCGCTCATCGGGGGCACGCACTCCACCCGCACGTACGGTCCGGCAGATAGCCGCACGGCGCTTATGCTCGTTTCGAGCCCCCGCGACTACGCCGCCCTGCCCGATACGGCCCTGGCCGCTGCGCTGTACTCGGGGGTGGTGTTTACCGAAATCGACCACCACTACGTCAACCCCATCAGCAGCCAGCACGCGCGTGCGGTGAAACAGGCCTTTGCCCAACGCACCTACTGGACAGCCGGGCGCGATGCGCGGCACTACCCGAGCCCGCTGCGTACGTTCAACGAGTATATGACCCATGCTGTGTACCTGCTGTACGTGCACGACCGTTACCCGCCCGCCGTGTACGAGGCCGTGCGCCGCAGCCGCGTTCGGCTGAATGAGGAGCGGCGTGGCTTCGTGCGCTTCGGGGCTTTTGCCGACGAGCTACTGCGGCTGTACCACGCCCGCCGCCCCGGCCAGACTGTGGCAGCCCTGTATCCCGACCTGCTGGCCTGGTGCCGCCAGCAGCCCCCTAATCCATTACCATGA
- a CDS encoding 2-C-methyl-D-erythritol 4-phosphate cytidylyltransferase — MTHASPDSARPTSAAARFAIIVAGGTGTRMGADRPKQFLELQGQPVLVHTLRRFADPALGVQRLVLVLPADQQAVWQELHARYAPELKHEVVTGGATRWASVRQGLLHLGTQTEGVVAVHDGVRPLTPLSVIESTYAAAEQHGAAIAAVPPKDSVRGLSATGSYALDRSRLRLVQTPQCFELGLLRRAYQMPELSTFTDDASVVEDLHPIQLVQGDYCNIKITTPDDLLLAEALLRRG, encoded by the coding sequence ATGACCCACGCTTCTCCCGATTCAGCCCGCCCTACAAGCGCGGCAGCGCGGTTTGCCATTATCGTAGCGGGCGGCACCGGTACCCGCATGGGCGCCGATCGGCCCAAGCAATTCCTGGAGCTGCAGGGCCAGCCGGTGCTCGTTCATACGCTGCGCCGTTTTGCCGACCCAGCCCTAGGTGTGCAACGCCTGGTGCTGGTGCTGCCAGCCGACCAGCAGGCCGTGTGGCAGGAGCTGCACGCCCGCTACGCCCCCGAGCTTAAACACGAAGTAGTAACCGGCGGCGCCACCCGCTGGGCCTCGGTGCGCCAGGGCCTGCTGCACCTAGGCACCCAAACCGAGGGCGTAGTAGCCGTGCACGACGGCGTACGGCCGCTTACGCCGCTTAGCGTGATTGAAAGCACCTACGCCGCGGCCGAGCAGCACGGCGCTGCCATTGCCGCCGTACCGCCCAAAGACTCGGTGCGCGGCCTCTCGGCCACGGGCTCGTATGCCCTCGACCGCTCGCGCCTGCGCCTGGTGCAAACGCCGCAGTGCTTCGAGTTGGGCCTGCTGCGCCGTGCCTACCAGATGCCCGAGCTATCCACCTTCACCGACGATGCCAGCGTGGTAGAAGACCTGCACCCCATTCAGTTGGTGCAGGGCGACTACTGCAACATCAAAATCACCACCCCCGACGACTTGCTGCTGGCGGAGGCTTTGCTGCGGCGTGGATGA
- a CDS encoding enoyl-CoA hydratase-related protein: MYTCLLYEVRPDGVATITLNRPDVFNAFNDAQSYELQDALKQVARDAQVRAVVLTGAGRAFCSGQDLKASQQVAAEGGQRSFYDSLHKRYNPIIRAMRALPKPIICRLNGVAAGAGCSLALACDAIVASAEASLIEVFINIGLVPDSGSSYFLPRIVGSLKAFELCTLGSKVPADEALRLGLVNQVVAPEQLDEATYALATRYASAPTKAIGLIKQMLNKSGAATLDEMLDYEAYCQQIAGESADYQEGVQAFSEKRKPVFQGK, translated from the coding sequence ATGTATACCTGCCTGCTCTACGAGGTACGCCCCGATGGCGTGGCCACCATCACCCTCAACCGCCCCGACGTTTTCAACGCCTTTAATGATGCGCAGAGCTACGAGCTGCAGGATGCCCTGAAGCAGGTAGCCCGCGATGCGCAGGTGCGTGCCGTGGTGCTTACGGGCGCCGGCCGGGCCTTCTGCTCGGGGCAGGATCTGAAGGCCTCGCAGCAGGTAGCAGCCGAAGGCGGCCAACGCTCGTTCTACGATTCGCTGCACAAGCGCTACAACCCCATCATCCGGGCGATGCGCGCCTTGCCCAAGCCCATTATTTGCCGCCTCAACGGCGTGGCAGCTGGCGCGGGCTGCTCCTTGGCCCTGGCCTGCGACGCCATCGTGGCTTCGGCGGAGGCGTCGCTGATTGAGGTGTTCATCAACATTGGCCTGGTGCCCGATTCGGGTTCGTCGTACTTTTTGCCCCGCATCGTAGGGTCGCTTAAGGCTTTTGAGCTGTGCACCCTCGGCTCCAAAGTACCCGCCGACGAAGCCCTGCGCCTGGGTTTGGTAAACCAAGTAGTGGCCCCGGAGCAACTCGACGAAGCCACCTACGCTCTGGCCACGCGCTACGCCTCGGCTCCTACCAAAGCCATTGGCCTCATCAAGCAAATGCTAAACAAATCGGGCGCTGCTACCCTCGATGAGATGCTTGACTACGAAGCCTACTGCCAGCAGATTGCCGGCGAAAGCGCCGATTACCAGGAGGGCGTGCAGGCGTTCAGCGAAAAGCGCAAGCCTGTGTTCCAGGGCAAATAA